The following coding sequences are from one Desulfosporosinus orientis DSM 765 window:
- a CDS encoding LutB/LldF family L-lactate oxidation iron-sulfur protein — protein MSTFNLTTEERVDAALKNDFLRQATRRATDRLRNNKYKASDELGNWEEWRNAGASIRAHVVANLDYYLKQLIEQLEKRGVHVHLAKTPADAVGIVRKIVQDSSAKKVLKSKSMISEEVHLNHAMEEDGIEIVETDLGEYIIQIAGEPPSHIIVPAMHKTRQQVADLFEPIAGHALSSDTPTLTRFVRIQMREKFLSGDIGITGCNFAVADTGSIVMVTNEGNGRMVSTLPRVQITLMGMERIVPSFRELDVLLNLLARSATGQRLSSYTTILTPPKRGGDADGPEESHLVILDHNRSEILGDKTFRPALNCIRCGACFNVCPVYRQIGGHAYGSVYAGPIGSVITPLLEKDWKKWGHLPYFSSLCGACSEACPVHIPLHDLLVKLRMRKTQSGHTPQVEQQIFKAYRYFFTREKTLRRFLKLGARLQFPLVHNNRITGGPPPLSNWTKSRTLPKVAPQPFMQMWDDLKNKR, from the coding sequence ATGAGCACCTTCAACTTAACTACCGAAGAGCGGGTGGATGCGGCCCTTAAAAACGATTTTCTGCGCCAGGCCACGCGCAGGGCCACAGACCGTTTAAGAAACAACAAATACAAAGCCTCTGATGAACTGGGAAATTGGGAGGAATGGCGGAATGCCGGCGCATCCATTCGCGCCCATGTGGTTGCCAACCTGGATTATTATCTAAAACAGCTCATTGAGCAGCTGGAAAAGCGGGGGGTCCATGTCCACCTGGCTAAGACCCCGGCGGACGCCGTGGGGATTGTACGCAAGATTGTGCAGGATAGCAGCGCAAAAAAAGTTCTTAAGTCCAAATCCATGATTTCTGAAGAAGTCCATCTTAATCACGCTATGGAAGAGGATGGCATTGAGATTGTGGAAACGGATTTGGGGGAATACATTATTCAGATTGCCGGTGAGCCCCCTTCCCATATTATTGTTCCGGCTATGCATAAGACCCGCCAGCAAGTTGCCGATTTATTCGAGCCCATCGCCGGTCATGCCTTAAGCTCCGACACGCCCACCCTGACCCGCTTTGTGCGCATACAAATGCGGGAAAAGTTTCTCAGCGGGGATATCGGCATCACAGGCTGCAACTTTGCTGTAGCCGATACCGGCAGCATTGTCATGGTGACTAATGAAGGAAACGGCCGCATGGTCAGCACCCTGCCCCGGGTGCAAATCACCCTCATGGGTATGGAACGGATTGTCCCTTCCTTCCGGGAGCTGGATGTCCTTCTCAACTTGCTGGCCCGCAGTGCTACAGGCCAGCGTCTTTCCAGCTACACCACCATCCTCACTCCCCCTAAACGAGGCGGCGATGCCGACGGTCCCGAAGAATCTCACCTGGTAATCCTGGACCACAATCGTTCTGAAATCCTCGGGGATAAAACCTTCCGCCCGGCTCTCAACTGCATTCGCTGCGGAGCCTGTTTTAACGTCTGCCCCGTCTACCGTCAAATTGGCGGTCATGCTTACGGCTCTGTCTATGCAGGACCTATAGGTTCTGTGATCACGCCTTTATTAGAAAAAGATTGGAAAAAATGGGGTCACCTGCCCTACTTCTCTTCCTTGTGCGGCGCCTGCTCCGAGGCTTGCCCCGTCCATATCCCCTTACACGACCTCCTGGTCAAACTGAGAATGCGCAAAACCCAAAGCGGCCACACTCCCCAAGTTGAGCAGCAAATCTTTAAAGCCTACCGGTATTTCTTTACCCGGGAAAAGACCTTGCGCCGCTTCCTGAAACTTGGCGCCCGCCTGCAGTTTCCTCTCGTGCACAACAATCGTATCACCGGCGGTCCTCCACCTCTTTCAAATTGGACAAAAAGCCGGACCCTGCCTAAGGTTGCTCCCCAGCCCTTCATGCAAATGTGGGATGATTTAAAAAATAAGAGGTGA